From Rudanella lutea DSM 19387, a single genomic window includes:
- a CDS encoding T9SS type A sorting domain-containing protein, with the protein MIKVVLSVVALLAVGGVAMAQEYPVRQEIARTMQAGATIEERAVEHIVARNAVTQRATVLYEAGRSITLQPGFTAEAGAVFEASIANVVSRTVSNPENRVMTVSAAPNPFADQTVVDYNLPNAARVTRTLTDAQGRVMEQTNEDGVQAAGQYKVNVRGGHLPAGLYIYQIQTDNGSKSIRLIKQ; encoded by the coding sequence ATGATAAAAGTAGTACTGTCGGTAGTGGCTCTGCTCGCTGTGGGGGGAGTAGCTATGGCTCAGGAATATCCCGTTCGGCAGGAGATTGCCCGGACGATGCAGGCTGGCGCGACGATTGAAGAGCGAGCGGTTGAGCATATTGTGGCCCGGAATGCAGTTACCCAACGGGCGACGGTTCTGTACGAGGCTGGTCGGTCGATTACGTTACAACCGGGTTTTACCGCGGAGGCAGGCGCTGTGTTTGAAGCCAGTATTGCCAACGTGGTTTCGCGGACGGTGAGTAATCCTGAAAATCGGGTGATGACCGTATCGGCGGCTCCCAACCCGTTTGCGGATCAAACGGTTGTTGATTATAACCTGCCAAACGCTGCCCGTGTAACCCGTACGCTGACTGATGCGCAGGGGCGGGTGATGGAGCAAACCAACGAAGATGGTGTTCAGGCAGCCGGTCAGTACAAAGTGAATGTACGCGGAGGCCATTTGCCGGCCGGTTTGTACATTTATCAGATTCAGACCGACAACGGCTCTAAGTCGATTCGTTTGATTAAGCAGTAG
- a CDS encoding bZIP transcription factor, whose amino-acid sequence MTTQASGNVLVGFGVGQSGSNNTFIGNTAGSGNTIGTDNVFIGVNAGKSNTDGSFNLFVGGNAGQANTTGRENLFFGAGSGFSNIGGRFNTFMGLNSGFANTSGENNVFVGQRAGFSNTTGSFNLFVGAETGRANVGGVFNTFIGNGAGYSNLNGGSNTFVGLNSGFKTTGSENVFLGRDAGLENLGGQQNTFLGTGAGVDAGVTVNNAVAIGYNSRVSVSNAVVLGNNANVGIGTSAPSAKLHVVSSTTNTSGLRLQNLTSSSPATALAQTKFLTVDASGNVVLGSLNNSAREASASVGESYWQLAGGRLQNSSGEAVVIGQGINKLSGNYGLYVEKGILTEKVKVAVKNSADWSDYVFAPEYRLRKLSEVESFIKAHGHLPDVPSATEVVREGVDMAKMDATLLQKIEELTLYMVEMQKEVSSLRKENEQLRRKSSTMQRQIKQIRQTSK is encoded by the coding sequence TTGACTACTCAAGCTAGTGGTAATGTTCTGGTAGGTTTTGGTGTAGGTCAATCAGGTAGCAATAACACGTTTATTGGCAACACGGCGGGTTCTGGTAACACGATAGGTACTGACAATGTGTTTATTGGTGTCAACGCTGGGAAGTCAAATACAGATGGCAGTTTTAACCTGTTCGTGGGCGGAAATGCTGGGCAGGCCAATACGACGGGCCGGGAAAATCTTTTCTTTGGTGCTGGTTCTGGCTTTTCTAATATTGGGGGACGCTTCAACACGTTCATGGGCCTCAATTCAGGCTTTGCTAATACAAGCGGAGAGAACAACGTATTTGTAGGGCAGCGGGCTGGCTTTTCCAACACGACAGGTAGCTTCAATCTCTTTGTAGGAGCCGAGACGGGTCGTGCCAACGTGGGTGGAGTGTTTAACACGTTCATTGGCAACGGTGCTGGTTACAGCAACCTCAACGGAGGTAGCAATACGTTTGTGGGTTTGAATAGTGGTTTTAAGACAACTGGTTCTGAGAACGTATTCTTAGGACGCGACGCTGGTTTGGAGAATCTTGGCGGTCAGCAGAACACGTTCCTGGGTACGGGGGCGGGTGTTGATGCTGGGGTAACAGTAAATAACGCAGTGGCCATTGGCTACAACAGCCGGGTAAGTGTATCGAATGCAGTTGTGTTGGGCAATAACGCCAATGTGGGCATTGGCACCTCGGCCCCATCAGCCAAGTTGCACGTGGTATCGTCAACGACCAACACGTCGGGCTTGCGGTTGCAGAACCTGACGTCATCATCGCCGGCGACGGCGTTGGCGCAGACGAAGTTTCTGACGGTGGATGCGAGCGGGAACGTGGTGCTGGGTAGCCTGAACAACTCGGCCCGTGAGGCCTCTGCGTCAGTGGGGGAGAGCTACTGGCAGCTGGCGGGCGGTCGTTTGCAGAACAGCTCAGGCGAAGCGGTGGTGATTGGTCAGGGGATCAACAAGCTGAGCGGGAACTACGGCTTGTACGTGGAGAAGGGCATCCTGACCGAGAAGGTGAAGGTGGCTGTGAAGAACAGTGCTGACTGGAGTGACTATGTGTTTGCGCCGGAGTACCGGTTGCGGAAGCTTTCGGAGGTGGAGTCGTTCATCAAGGCGCACGGTCATCTGCCCGACGTGCCGAGTGCTACGGAGGTGGTACGTGAGGGTGTAGACATGGCCAAGATGGATGCCACCCTGCTCCAGAAAATAGAAGAACTCACACTCTACATGGTAGAGATGCAGAAAGAAGTAAGCTCACTGCGTAAGGAAAACGAACAACTGCGCCGGAAAAGCAGTACTATGCAGCGTCAGATCAAGCAGATTCGCCAAACGTCTAAATAA
- a CDS encoding bZIP transcription factor: MKICLLTAILLITCGELIAQTNLVLTSPSSISTGGSDNTLVGIGAGNQNMSGNGNLMVGRSAGVQNSSGAQNSFIGSFSGRQNSSGSYNAFVGYEAGFNNTTGNNNAFIGNGAGYSNTTGFSNFFGGYRSGYFNTSGRNNVFVGSGSGYGNISGADNTFVGADAGGNNQTGIGNVFVGTLSGSVSTSAQQNTFIGARSGLNTSSGSNTFIGFESGLSNTIGTDNVFIGVNAGKSNTDGSFNLFVGGNAGQANTTGRENLFFGAGSGFSNIGGRFNTFMGLNSGFANTSGENNVFVGQRAGFSNTTGSFNLFVGAETGRANVGGVFNTFIGNGAGYSNLNGGSNTFVGLNSGFKTTGSENVFLGRDAGLENLGGQQNTFLGTGAGVDAGVTVNNAVAIGYNSRVSVSNAVVLGNNANVGIGTSAPSAKLHVVSSTTNTSGLRLQNLTSSSPATALAQTKFLTVDASGNVVLGSLNNSAREASASVGESYWQLAGGRLQNSSGEAVVIGQGINKLSGNYGLYVEKGILTEKVKVAVKNSADWSDYVFAPEYRLRKLSEVESFIKAHGHLPDVPSATEVVREGVDMAKMDATLLQKIEELTLYVIALERKTKQIDRLAKENDKLKGQVKTLTKKLRRLK; encoded by the coding sequence ATGAAAATATGTTTACTTACCGCTATTCTACTTATTACATGTGGAGAGCTGATAGCACAAACTAATTTGGTGCTCACCAGTCCTAGTTCGATTTCAACAGGAGGATCGGACAATACTCTAGTTGGTATTGGGGCTGGTAACCAAAACATGAGCGGCAACGGAAATTTAATGGTTGGCCGGTCTGCTGGTGTGCAGAACTCTTCTGGAGCCCAGAATTCATTTATAGGAAGCTTTTCGGGACGTCAAAACTCATCAGGAAGTTATAATGCTTTTGTGGGCTATGAGGCTGGCTTTAATAATACAACAGGTAATAATAATGCATTTATAGGGAATGGCGCTGGATACTCTAACACAACGGGCTTCAGTAACTTCTTTGGTGGTTATAGATCGGGGTATTTTAATACAAGTGGTCGAAATAATGTTTTTGTTGGATCAGGATCAGGATACGGTAATATATCAGGAGCTGATAACACTTTCGTTGGTGCAGACGCAGGTGGAAACAATCAGACCGGCATTGGTAATGTTTTTGTGGGAACTTTGTCAGGCTCTGTAAGTACATCCGCACAACAAAACACATTCATAGGAGCACGTTCAGGACTAAATACGAGCAGTGGATCAAACACGTTCATTGGCTTTGAAAGTGGATTGAGTAACACGATAGGTACTGACAATGTGTTTATTGGTGTCAACGCTGGGAAGTCAAATACAGATGGCAGTTTTAACCTGTTCGTGGGCGGAAATGCTGGGCAGGCCAATACGACGGGCCGGGAAAATCTTTTCTTTGGTGCTGGTTCTGGCTTTTCTAATATTGGGGGACGCTTCAACACGTTCATGGGCCTCAATTCAGGCTTTGCTAATACAAGCGGAGAGAACAACGTATTTGTAGGGCAGCGGGCTGGCTTTTCCAACACGACAGGTAGCTTCAATCTCTTTGTAGGAGCCGAGACGGGTCGTGCCAACGTGGGTGGAGTGTTTAACACGTTCATTGGCAACGGTGCTGGTTACAGCAACCTCAACGGAGGTAGCAATACGTTTGTGGGTTTGAATAGTGGTTTTAAGACAACTGGTTCTGAGAACGTATTCTTAGGACGCGACGCTGGTTTGGAGAATCTTGGCGGTCAGCAGAACACGTTCCTGGGTACGGGGGCGGGTGTTGATGCTGGGGTAACAGTAAATAACGCAGTGGCCATTGGCTACAACAGCCGGGTAAGTGTATCGAATGCAGTTGTGTTGGGCAATAACGCCAATGTGGGCATTGGCACCTCGGCCCCATCAGCCAAGTTGCACGTGGTATCGTCAACGACCAACACGTCGGGCTTGCGGTTGCAGAACCTGACGTCATCATCGCCGGCGACGGCGTTGGCGCAGACGAAGTTTCTGACGGTGGATGCGAGCGGGAACGTGGTGCTGGGTAGCCTGAACAACTCGGCCCGTGAGGCCTCTGCGTCAGTGGGGGAGAGCTACTGGCAGCTGGCGGGCGGTCGTTTGCAGAACAGCTCAGGCGAAGCGGTGGTGATTGGTCAGGGGATCAACAAGCTGAGCGGGAACTACGGCTTGTACGTGGAGAAGGGCATCCTGACCGAGAAGGTGAAGGTGGCTGTGAAGAACAGTGCTGACTGGAGTGACTATGTGTTTGCGCCGGAGTACCGGTTGCGGAAGCTTTCGGAGGTGGAGTCGTTCATCAAGGCGCACGGTCATCTGCCCGACGTGCCGAGTGCTACGGAGGTGGTACGTGAGGGTGTAGACATGGCCAAGATGGATGCCACCCTGCTCCAGAAAATAGAAGAACTCACACTCTACGTAATTGCTTTGGAGCGAAAAACTAAACAAATTGATCGGCTAGCGAAAGAGAACGATAAGTTGAAAGGGCAAGTAAAAACTCTAACAAAAAAGTTGCGCCGTTTAAAATGA